Proteins found in one Haemorhous mexicanus isolate bHaeMex1 chromosome 23, bHaeMex1.pri, whole genome shotgun sequence genomic segment:
- the LOC132337917 gene encoding myo-inositol 2-dehydrogenase-like isoform X2 produces MPSLISHPSFLITTGSSTGYSMVPSQPSYHKLLVPHHPIPATHRDDPTPSTSASHPSPLATFHTGIAPLGQSGPAPDASNSPTPSSCHGGSGVGLMLFGAGLVSAALLQNLLEEAGCCLLYVLEDQLEEVERAFGTEVPAGTRVLRQQEATIALSDPRVSGAIICSPPDKAPEMVRDALRAGKGVFCEGLPSLDRQTAEACFDEADRCGRPLLCGFYKRFDPALQFLYKRVRDSRALGRIHRISTISSLYPAASLSLLKASGGIFYNAAVHDIDIISLLLGESMPDTVFSLGHAFCADMGCLRDMDMVTISMKFPSGAIVTLDVSQHCTRSCDQRLEVHGSQGTLRVDNQNPLGITEHGTSVSICLQTQAERYKDAYRELFRHFLRTLKGQEPPVVTKEQFLCTIQVAAAAEQSWRSGSAVDLHSGAADLPGVKAELV; encoded by the exons ATGCCCTCCCTGATCTCCCATCCCTCCTTCCTCATCACCACTGGATCCAGCACTGGCTACAGCAtggtcccctcccagccctcctaCCACAAGCTGCTGGTTCCCCACCACCCCATCCCCGCCACACACAGGGACGACCCAACACCCTCCACCTCTGCCAGCCACCCCTCACCGCTGGCCACCTTCCACACCGGGATTGCACCTCTTGGCCAAAGTGGGCCTGCACCTGATGCCTCCAACAGCCCAACACCCTCCTCGTGTCATGGTGGCAGCGGCGTTGGCCTCATGCTCTTTGGCGCAGGGCTCGTGAGCGCAGCCTTGTTGCAAAACCTGCTGGAGGaagctggctgctgcctgctctaCGTGCTGGAGGATCAGCTGGAGGAGGTGGAACGTGCCTTTGGCACCGAGGTCCCGGCTGGCACCAGGGTGCTGCGGCAGCAGGAGGCCACCATCGCGCTCAGCGATCCACG AGTCTCTGGAGCCATTATTTGTTCCCCACCTGACAAAGCCCCTGAGATGGTAAGAGATGCCTTACGAGCag GTAAAGGTGTGTTCTGCGAGGGGCTGCCCAGcttggacagacagacagcagaaGCCTGTTTCGATGAGGCTGACAGGTGTGGGAGGCCACTCCTGTGTGGGTTCTACAA GCGCTttgacccagccctgcagttccTGTACAAGAGGGTGCGGGACAGCCGGGCCCTGGGCAGGATCCACCGGATATCAACAATCAGCAGCCTCtatcctgcagcctctctgagcCTGCTGAAAGCCTCAG GTGGAATTTTTTACAATGCTGCCGTGCATGACATAGACATTATCAGTTTGTTGTTGGGAGAGAGTATGCCAGATACAGTATTTTCCCTGGGCCATGCCTTCTGTGCAG ACATGGGCTGCCTGAGGGATATGGACATGGTCACCATCAGCATGAAGTTCCCCAGCGGAGCCATTGTCACTCTGGACGTCAGCCAGCACTGCACCAGGAGCTGTGACCAGCGGCTGGAG GTTCACGGGTCTCAAGGGACGTTAAGAGTGGACAACCAGAACCCCTTGGGCATCACAGAGCATGGCACTTCTGTGTCCATCTGTCTCCAAACCCAAGCTGAGCGCTACAAAGATGCATACAGGGAACTCTTCCGGCACTTCCTGAGAACCCTCAAAG GCCAGGAGCCCCCTGTGGTCACCAAGGAGCAGTTCCTCTGCACCATCCAGGTCGCTGCAGCAGCCGAGCAGTCCTGGAGGAGCGGATCTGCCGTGGACTTGCACAGCGGTGCTGCAGATCTGCCTGGGGTCAAGGCTGAGCTCGTGTGA
- the LOC132337917 gene encoding myo-inositol 2-dehydrogenase-like isoform X1: MRPRQVKLCSGHLPRYLWPFCGHPWLSAAPAGALPWFRRALLPASHRLPSPGAGAGAGPGLVSLGAAGLGAGPLPGNGVRRAGLPLPSQRGRAMGRRRKTLHDYAAEFSELSVRREPVGPGPAGAVETLFCTPCQLPLRVRRDRILEHLSSGRHCRNRRLLRQLGLRAPGLRSAGPDSSLSLSLPLPLDMPSLISHPSFLITTGSSTGYSMVPSQPSYHKLLVPHHPIPATHRDDPTPSTSASHPSPLATFHTGIAPLGQSGPAPDASNSPTPSSCHGGSGVGLMLFGAGLVSAALLQNLLEEAGCCLLYVLEDQLEEVERAFGTEVPAGTRVLRQQEATIALSDPRVSGAIICSPPDKAPEMVRDALRAGKGVFCEGLPSLDRQTAEACFDEADRCGRPLLCGFYKRFDPALQFLYKRVRDSRALGRIHRISTISSLYPAASLSLLKASGGIFYNAAVHDIDIISLLLGESMPDTVFSLGHAFCADMGCLRDMDMVTISMKFPSGAIVTLDVSQHCTRSCDQRLEVHGSQGTLRVDNQNPLGITEHGTSVSICLQTQAERYKDAYRELFRHFLRTLKGQEPPVVTKEQFLCTIQVAAAAEQSWRSGSAVDLHSGAADLPGVKAELV; the protein is encoded by the exons ATGAGACCTAGGCAGGTAAAGCTGTGCTCTGGGCACCTCCCGCGGTACCTATGGCCATTTTGTGGTCATCCTTGgctttctgcagctcctgccggAGCTCTTCCATGGTTTCGGCGAGCGCTGCTCCCTGCGAGTCATCGGCTTCCATcgcccggggctggggctggggccgggccGGGTCTGGTCTCTCTCGGCGCTGCAGGGCTCGGAGCGGGGCCGCTGCCGGGCAACGGCGTGAGGCGGGCGGGCCTTCCGCTTCCGAGTCAGCGGGGCCGGGCCATGGGGCGGAGGAGGAAGACGCTGCACGACTACGCGGCCGAGTTCTCGGAGCTGTCGGTGCGGCGGGAGCCGgtggggccgggcccggcgggcgcCGTGGAGACGCTGTTCTGCACGCCGTGCCAGCTGCCCCTGAGGGTGCGCCGCGACCGCATCCTGGAGCATCTCAGCTCGGGCCGCCACTGCCGCAACCGCCGCCTGCTCCGGCAGCTCGGGCTGCGCGCCCCGGGGCTCCG ctctgcaggtcCCGACTCCAGCCTGAGCCTGAGCCTGCCCCTGCCACTTGACATGCCCTCCCTGATCTCCCATCCCTCCTTCCTCATCACCACTGGATCCAGCACTGGCTACAGCAtggtcccctcccagccctcctaCCACAAGCTGCTGGTTCCCCACCACCCCATCCCCGCCACACACAGGGACGACCCAACACCCTCCACCTCTGCCAGCCACCCCTCACCGCTGGCCACCTTCCACACCGGGATTGCACCTCTTGGCCAAAGTGGGCCTGCACCTGATGCCTCCAACAGCCCAACACCCTCCTCGTGTCATGGTGGCAGCGGCGTTGGCCTCATGCTCTTTGGCGCAGGGCTCGTGAGCGCAGCCTTGTTGCAAAACCTGCTGGAGGaagctggctgctgcctgctctaCGTGCTGGAGGATCAGCTGGAGGAGGTGGAACGTGCCTTTGGCACCGAGGTCCCGGCTGGCACCAGGGTGCTGCGGCAGCAGGAGGCCACCATCGCGCTCAGCGATCCACG AGTCTCTGGAGCCATTATTTGTTCCCCACCTGACAAAGCCCCTGAGATGGTAAGAGATGCCTTACGAGCag GTAAAGGTGTGTTCTGCGAGGGGCTGCCCAGcttggacagacagacagcagaaGCCTGTTTCGATGAGGCTGACAGGTGTGGGAGGCCACTCCTGTGTGGGTTCTACAA GCGCTttgacccagccctgcagttccTGTACAAGAGGGTGCGGGACAGCCGGGCCCTGGGCAGGATCCACCGGATATCAACAATCAGCAGCCTCtatcctgcagcctctctgagcCTGCTGAAAGCCTCAG GTGGAATTTTTTACAATGCTGCCGTGCATGACATAGACATTATCAGTTTGTTGTTGGGAGAGAGTATGCCAGATACAGTATTTTCCCTGGGCCATGCCTTCTGTGCAG ACATGGGCTGCCTGAGGGATATGGACATGGTCACCATCAGCATGAAGTTCCCCAGCGGAGCCATTGTCACTCTGGACGTCAGCCAGCACTGCACCAGGAGCTGTGACCAGCGGCTGGAG GTTCACGGGTCTCAAGGGACGTTAAGAGTGGACAACCAGAACCCCTTGGGCATCACAGAGCATGGCACTTCTGTGTCCATCTGTCTCCAAACCCAAGCTGAGCGCTACAAAGATGCATACAGGGAACTCTTCCGGCACTTCCTGAGAACCCTCAAAG GCCAGGAGCCCCCTGTGGTCACCAAGGAGCAGTTCCTCTGCACCATCCAGGTCGCTGCAGCAGCCGAGCAGTCCTGGAGGAGCGGATCTGCCGTGGACTTGCACAGCGGTGCTGCAGATCTGCCTGGGGTCAAGGCTGAGCTCGTGTGA
- the CCDC27 gene encoding coiled-coil domain-containing protein 27, whose amino-acid sequence MEIQESELRKIRSEKELLQKQLRLTEVELQAMSDKFYSLTERQRQEEAVVMMEERNHDLQEIVTEQEFRLAEHDNIIRELKRTISQLQAEVVTTRRHFLEQKQAQRETQSKFEALQHTELQTRVALELVSSKFERYRNKIIQATFSVEGIQDPQGELKDDEVLEAMQKLFNERTEFQQMLKNKSSRTSLLSSDSSTASPARRRKSSRVEKL is encoded by the exons ATGGAGATCCAAGAATCTGAGCTTAGGAAAATCAGATCTGAAAAGGAATTGCTCCAGAAGCAGCTCAGACTGACAGAAGTCGAGCTCCAAGCTATGTCTGACAAG TTTTACAGCCTGACAGAAAGACAGAGGCAGGAAGAAGCGGTGGTGATGATGGAGGAAAGGAACCACGACCTTCAAGAG ATTGTTACAGAACAGGAATTCCGGCTGGCTGAGCACGACAACATCATCCGTGAGTTAAAGAGGACAatcagccagctgcaggctgaggtTGTGACCACCCGCCGCCACTTTCTGGAGCAGAAACAGGCCCAGAGGGAGACCCAGAGCAAGTTTGAGGCACTGCAGCACACGGAGCTGCAAACCAGAGTGGCACTGGAGCTCGTCAGCAGCAAG TTTGAAAGGTATAGAAACAAAATAATCCAGGCTACGTTCAGCGTGGAGGGCATCCAGGACCCCCAGGGCGAGCTCAAGGATGATGAAGTGCTGGAGGCAATGCAG AAACTCTTCAACGAGCGGACAGAGTTCCAGCAGATGCTGAAGAACAAGAGCAGCAGGACATCActgctcagcagtgacagcagcacagcatcaccagcaaGGAGAAGGAAGTCCTCCAGGGTGGAAAAGCTCTGA
- the LRRC47 gene encoding leucine-rich repeat-containing protein 47, giving the protein MAAAAEPWPELEAAARERRRELSLAGAAVAERVAAGGGRLPEALLALPLLQSLELSGCAALRELGPGVAAALPALHTLVLSRNALGPAGLGAGLGGPLPALRLLDLSGNGLEALPAALGGAGGGAGDAAPAFPQLRSLNLSANRLRELGPGLARAAPQLQELLLSGNRLRALPGGLLPPEGPPAPFPLLSRLDAADNEVAELGADIAALPALKSLDVANNQLRELPAALADCPRLKEANFRGNQLRDKRLEKMVNGCQTKAILEYLRAGGRGKGKAESGREDVRKKKREKQQKKDSGDGEQDEVEEASKLLVKVLHVSENPAPLVVKVSPGVKDVRAFIVCCVLKGVNLKPGNALKRFLTMQTKLHEDICEKRTVATIATHDLQLVKAPLTYDVQPPDELKIMPLGRKEIKAKDLLRQLQLEAEEQRKQKKRQNVSGLHKYLQLLDGKDNYPCLVDAEGAVISFPPITNSEKTKIRKETRDLFLEVTSDTSLQICKDVMDTLILKIAELNRSALENKEGSGSDMESDALCGPGNLNLPLVVEQVRVVDTDGNLKVLYPSKTDLATVSSLLTVIR; this is encoded by the exons atggcggcggcggcggagccgTGGCCGGAGCTGGAGGCGGCGgcgcgggagcggcggcgggagctGTCGCTGGCGGGCGCGGCGGTGGCCGAGCGGGTGGcagcgggcggcgggcggctgCCGGAGGCGCTGCTGGCGCTGCCGCTGCTGCAGTCGCTGGAGCTGAGCGGCTGCGCGGCGCTGCGGGAGCTCGGCCCGGGCGTggcggccgcgctgcccgcgCTGCACACGCTGGTGCTGAGCCGCAACGCGCTGGGCCCGGCCGGGCTGGGCGCGGGGCTGGGTGGGCCCCTGCCCGCGCTCCGCCTGCTCGACCTGTCCGGGAACGGGCTTGAGGCGCTGCCCGCCGCGctcggcggggcgggcggcggcgcgggggaTGCGGCCCCGGCCTTCCCGCAGCTGCGCAGCCTCAACCTGAGCGCGAACCGGCTGCGGGAGCTGGGCCCGGGGCTCGCCCGCGCCGCGccgcagctgcaggagctgctgctgtccgGGAACCGGCTGCGGGCGCTGCCCGGAGGGCTCCTGCCCCCCGAGGGGCCGCCCGCGCCTTTCCCGCTGCTCAGCCGGCTGGACGCGGCCGACAACGAGGTGGCCGAGCTGGGCGCGGACAtcgcggcgctgccggcgctcaAG AGCCTGGACGTGGCCAACAACCAGCTGCGGGAGCTGCCCGCCGCGCTGGCCGACTGCCCCCGCCTGAAGGAGGCCAACTTCAGGGGCAACCAGCTGAGGGACAAGCGGCTGGAGAAGATGGTCAATGGGTGCCAGACGAAGGCCATTCTGGAGTACCTACGGGCCGGTGGCCGTGGGAAGGGGAAGGCTGAGAGTGGCAGAGAGGACgtcaggaagaagaagagggagaagcagcagaagaaggacagtggggatggggagcaggatgAGGTGGAAGAGGCAAGCAAGCTACTGGTGAAGGTTCTGCATGTCTCTGAGAACCCAGCGCCTTTGGTGGTCAAAGTGAGCCCGGGCGTCAAAGATGTGCGAGCCTTCATtgtgtgctgtgtgctgaaAGGAGTGAACTTAAAGCCAGGAAATGCTCTCAAGAGGTTCCTGACCATGCAG ACCAAGCTGCACGAGGACATCTGTGAGAAGCGCACAGTGGCCACCATTGCCACCCACGACTTGCAGCTGGTCAAAGCTCCTCTGACATATGATGTTCAGCCTCCTGATGAGCTCAAG ATCATGCCCCTGGGTCGGAAGGAGATCAAGGCAAAGGATCTTCTCcgccagctgcagctggaggctgaggagcagcGGAAGCAGAAGAAGCGTCAGAACGTCTCTGGGCTGCACAA gtacctgcagctgctggatggCAAAGACAACTACCCGTGCCTGGTGGATGCTGAAGGTGCTGTGATTTCCTTCCCACCAATTACCAACAGTGAGAAAACAAAG ATTAGAAAAGAGACCCGGGACCTGTTTCTGGAAGTGACGAGTGATACCAGTTTACAGATCTGCAAAGATGTGATGGACACTCTTATCCTG AAAATTGCAGAGCTGAACAGATCTGCCTTGGAGAACAAGGAAGGCTCTGGTTCAGATATGGAATCAGATGCTCTCTGTGGGCCAGGGAATTTGAACCTGCCCTTGGTGGTGGAGCAGGTGCGAGTGGTGGACACGGATGGGAACTTGAAAGTACTTTATCCTTCAAAAACAGACCTGGCCACAGTGTCCTCTCTGCTGACTGTGATCCGTTAG